The following are from one region of the Gryllotalpicola protaetiae genome:
- a CDS encoding aminopeptidase P family protein yields the protein MDTSDALTTTKAPRATSNRSTLPPAASFKEYIGSQWAERADVVPPAREQAAFAAARRVKLAALYPGKRLIVPAGGAKVRSNDTDYPFRAHSAFSWLTGWAADAEPDSVLVIESADDSDELSATLYFRERAGRDSDEFYSNPQIGEFWIGARPSLAQVAGDLAIATAGIADAGAVVASADENTLVLREADAELTAAVDAARGDAADIDLDAQLARDLSELRLVKDAYEVAEMRAAVASTKRGFEDVIRALPQITAHERGERIVEGVFYARARGEGNAVGYDTIAASGPHACVLHWTRNDGPVVPGDLILIDAGVEAESLYTADITRTLPVSGTFSEPQRLVYETVREAADAAFAVARPGVRFRDVHAAAMAVIARRTAEWGLLPVTAEEALEADGQQHRRYMVHGTSHHLGIDVHDCAAARRELYQDGILEPGMVFTIEPGLYFQPDDLTVPDHLRGIGVRIEDDVVVTESGVESLSAGIPRTADEVEAWIAELRS from the coding sequence ATGGACACGAGCGACGCGCTGACCACGACCAAGGCACCCCGAGCCACCTCGAACCGCTCGACGCTGCCGCCCGCCGCGAGCTTCAAGGAGTACATCGGCTCGCAGTGGGCCGAGCGCGCCGACGTCGTGCCGCCCGCCCGCGAGCAGGCCGCCTTCGCGGCTGCGCGCCGCGTGAAGCTCGCGGCGCTCTACCCGGGCAAGCGGCTCATCGTCCCAGCCGGCGGCGCCAAGGTGCGCAGCAACGACACCGACTACCCCTTCCGCGCCCACTCGGCGTTCTCGTGGCTGACCGGCTGGGCCGCGGACGCCGAGCCCGATTCGGTGCTCGTCATCGAGAGCGCCGATGACAGCGACGAGCTCAGTGCCACCCTGTACTTCCGCGAGCGCGCCGGGCGCGACTCCGACGAGTTCTACTCGAACCCGCAGATCGGCGAGTTCTGGATCGGCGCGCGCCCGTCGCTCGCGCAGGTCGCGGGCGATCTGGCGATCGCCACGGCGGGCATCGCGGATGCCGGGGCGGTCGTCGCCTCAGCAGATGAGAACACCCTCGTGCTGCGCGAGGCGGACGCCGAGCTCACGGCAGCCGTCGATGCGGCGCGCGGTGACGCCGCTGACATCGATCTTGATGCGCAGCTCGCACGCGACCTCTCCGAGCTGCGCCTCGTGAAGGACGCGTACGAGGTCGCCGAGATGCGCGCAGCGGTCGCGTCGACGAAGCGCGGCTTCGAGGACGTGATCCGAGCGCTTCCGCAGATCACCGCTCACGAGCGCGGCGAGCGGATCGTCGAGGGCGTCTTCTACGCGCGCGCCCGCGGCGAGGGCAACGCGGTGGGCTACGACACCATCGCGGCATCGGGCCCGCACGCGTGTGTCCTGCACTGGACCCGCAACGACGGGCCCGTCGTGCCGGGCGACCTGATCCTCATCGACGCGGGCGTCGAGGCAGAGAGCCTGTACACGGCCGACATCACCCGCACGCTTCCCGTCAGCGGCACCTTCAGCGAGCCGCAGCGGCTCGTCTACGAGACGGTGCGCGAGGCGGCGGATGCCGCATTCGCCGTCGCCCGCCCCGGCGTCCGCTTCCGTGACGTGCACGCGGCGGCGATGGCCGTGATCGCGCGGCGCACCGCCGAGTGGGGCCTCTTGCCCGTCACCGCGGAGGAGGCGCTGGAGGCCGACGGCCAGCAGCACCGCCGCTACATGGTGCACGGCACGAGCCACCACCTCGGCATCGACGTGCACGACTGCGCGGCGGCGCGACGCGAGCTCTATCAGGACGGCATCCTCGAGCCGGGCATGGTCTTCACCATCGAGCCCGGGCTCTACTTCCAGCCCGACGACCTCACCGTGCCAGATCACCTGCGCGGCATCGGCGTGCGCATCGAGGACGACGTGGTCGTCACGGAGTCGGGGGTCGAGAGCCTCTCAGCAGGCATCCCCCGCACCGCCGACGAGGTCGAGGCCTGGATCGCGGAGCTGCGGTCCTAG
- a CDS encoding TIGR02611 family protein encodes MTSSPSAHPRRARVIARFRVWLRRRPALHLSYRILIAVIGGAIVVGGLILVPLPGPGWLIVFIGVAVLGTEFRWARRLGRWARAQLARFWAWWKARRAASADARR; translated from the coding sequence GTGACATCATCGCCGAGCGCACACCCCCGAAGGGCGCGCGTCATCGCGCGCTTCCGGGTGTGGCTGCGTCGGCGCCCGGCGCTGCACCTCAGCTATCGCATCCTGATCGCGGTCATCGGTGGCGCGATCGTCGTCGGCGGCCTCATCCTGGTGCCGTTGCCAGGGCCCGGGTGGCTGATCGTGTTCATCGGCGTCGCGGTGCTCGGCACCGAGTTCCGCTGGGCGCGCCGGCTCGGGCGCTGGGCCCGTGCGCAGCTCGCGCGGTTCTGGGCGTGGTGGAAAGCGCGCCGGGCGGCGTCAGCCGACGCGCGCCGCTAG
- a CDS encoding general stress protein: MTNASPLGGRRGIGVPTVPKGEVIASYESYLEAQQTVDVLARADFPVSGVSIVGNDLKSVEHITGRLSWGRVALSGAASGAWFGIFLAIVLAIFNPGRADLSLEFAAVLLGAGFGMLFSLVSYALTRRRRDYTSQTAVLATSYAVVVDLENANRARNVLTNAGRGTGTVL, translated from the coding sequence ATGACGAACGCAAGCCCGCTCGGTGGGCGTCGTGGCATCGGGGTCCCCACTGTTCCGAAGGGCGAGGTGATCGCCTCGTACGAGAGCTACCTCGAGGCGCAGCAGACCGTCGACGTGCTCGCCCGTGCCGACTTCCCCGTGAGCGGTGTCTCGATCGTCGGCAACGACCTGAAATCGGTCGAGCACATCACGGGGCGGCTCAGCTGGGGTCGCGTCGCGCTCTCCGGTGCGGCGAGCGGCGCGTGGTTCGGTATCTTCCTCGCCATCGTGCTGGCGATCTTCAACCCCGGCCGTGCCGACCTGAGCCTCGAGTTCGCCGCCGTGCTGCTGGGTGCGGGCTTCGGCATGCTGTTCAGCCTGGTGTCCTACGCGCTGACCCGCAGGCGTCGCGACTACACCTCGCAGACCGCGGTGCTCGCCACCTCGTACGCCGTGGTGGTCGATCTCGAGAACGCGAATCGCGCGCGCAACGTGCTGACCAACGCGGGCCGAGGCACCGGAACCGTTCTCTGA
- a CDS encoding magnesium transporter MgtE N-terminal domain-containing protein, whose translation MSGQRVFVARLAGCLVFDPVGDRVGKVRDVVVVYRSDGAPRVVGLVVEIPGKRRVFVSITRVTSIGAGQVITTGLINVRRFEPRGGEVRVIAELLGRQLAFRDGSGTATIEDVAITQAPSGLWDVTQLFVRRPKTSSSPFAKGATQFVAWADMAETDASAGAPQSAERLIATYTDLKPADLATSLLELPKERRVEVAAELPDERLADALEEMREQDQVELLRSLDDERVADVLDQMQPDDAADLFAQLPSAEREHLLELMEPEEAEDVRRLLNYAPNSAGGLMTTEPVIMSADATVAEALALIRREELAPALGAAVFLTLPPYEPPTGRFLGTVHYQRMLRHPPHERLGGLVDQGLEPVMVDATIAEVSRTLASYNLVSVPVVDEAGRLVGVVTIDDILDHLLPDDWRRRDGEDSALKRIAAARTGSINITGRR comes from the coding sequence GTGAGCGGACAGCGGGTTTTCGTGGCGCGCCTCGCCGGTTGCCTTGTCTTCGACCCCGTCGGCGACCGGGTCGGCAAGGTGCGCGACGTCGTGGTCGTCTACCGCTCAGACGGTGCGCCGCGGGTCGTCGGCCTCGTCGTCGAGATCCCCGGGAAGCGCCGCGTCTTCGTCTCGATCACGCGCGTCACCTCGATCGGCGCGGGCCAGGTCATCACCACAGGGCTCATCAACGTGCGCCGCTTCGAGCCGCGCGGCGGCGAGGTGCGCGTCATCGCCGAGCTGCTCGGCCGTCAGCTCGCGTTCCGCGACGGCAGCGGCACCGCCACCATCGAAGACGTGGCGATCACGCAGGCGCCGAGCGGCCTGTGGGATGTGACACAGCTGTTCGTCCGCCGCCCCAAGACCTCCTCTTCACCCTTCGCGAAGGGGGCGACGCAGTTCGTCGCATGGGCGGACATGGCAGAGACGGATGCCTCGGCCGGCGCACCTCAGTCGGCGGAGCGGCTCATCGCGACCTACACGGACCTGAAGCCGGCCGACCTCGCGACCAGCCTGCTCGAGCTGCCGAAGGAGCGCCGGGTCGAGGTCGCGGCCGAGCTCCCCGACGAGCGCCTCGCCGACGCCCTCGAGGAGATGCGCGAGCAGGACCAGGTCGAGCTGCTGCGCTCTCTCGACGACGAGCGCGTCGCCGACGTCCTCGACCAGATGCAGCCGGACGACGCGGCCGACCTGTTCGCGCAGCTGCCCTCCGCCGAGCGCGAGCACCTGCTCGAGCTGATGGAGCCGGAAGAGGCCGAAGACGTGCGGCGGCTGCTGAACTACGCGCCGAACTCGGCCGGCGGCCTCATGACGACCGAGCCCGTCATCATGTCGGCCGACGCCACGGTCGCCGAGGCACTCGCGCTCATCCGCCGCGAAGAGCTCGCACCGGCGCTCGGCGCCGCCGTGTTCCTCACCCTGCCGCCGTACGAGCCGCCGACCGGCCGCTTCCTCGGCACGGTGCACTATCAGCGCATGCTGCGGCACCCGCCGCACGAGCGCCTCGGCGGCCTCGTCGACCAAGGGCTGGAGCCCGTCATGGTCGACGCGACGATCGCCGAGGTGTCCCGCACCCTGGCGAGCTACAACCTCGTCTCGGTCCCGGTCGTCGACGAGGCCGGCAGGCTCGTCGGCGTCGTCACGATCGACGACATCCTCGATCATCTGCTGCCGGACGACTGGCGACGCCGCGACGGCGAAGACAGTGCGCTCAAACGCATCGCGGCCGCACGAACAGGAAGCATCAACATCACCGGAAGGAGGTGA
- a CDS encoding DUF1003 domain-containing protein: MARVDNKAIGLDAPKGLSGRGRARRDTDRFGRFTEWIARAMGTPMFLLALSVFCVVWIAWNSLAPLAWRFDSQTYGFTVLTLVLSLQASYAAPLILLAQNRQDDRDRVQIEQDRQQATRNLADTEYLAREVVALRLALRDVPTKDFIRQELRALLDELGPAEEAVADGVE; the protein is encoded by the coding sequence ATGGCTCGGGTCGACAACAAGGCCATCGGGCTGGACGCCCCCAAGGGTCTCTCCGGCCGGGGACGCGCCCGCCGCGACACCGATCGCTTCGGCCGCTTCACCGAGTGGATCGCCCGCGCGATGGGCACCCCGATGTTCCTGCTCGCCCTCAGCGTCTTCTGCGTGGTCTGGATCGCCTGGAACTCGCTCGCTCCGCTCGCGTGGCGGTTCGATTCGCAGACCTACGGCTTCACGGTGCTCACGCTCGTGCTGTCGTTGCAGGCCTCCTACGCCGCACCCTTGATCCTGCTCGCCCAGAACCGACAGGACGACCGCGACCGCGTGCAGATCGAGCAGGACCGCCAGCAGGCGACCCGCAACCTCGCCGACACCGAGTACCTCGCCCGCGAGGTCGTGGCGCTGCGCCTCGCCCTGCGCGACGTGCCGACGAAGGACTTCATCCGGCAGGAGCTGCGCGCGCTGCTCGACGAGCTCGGCCCCGCGGAAGAGGCAGTGGCTGACGGCGTTGAGTGA